In Streptomyces sclerotialus, the DNA window CTGCTGACGCCGCAGCTCTACACCGGGCTGCTCTTCCTGTGCCTGGTGCCCTCCACGATCCAGTCCTCGATCGCGTTCACCTCCATCGCGCGCGGCAACGTCGCGGCGGCGATCTGCGCGGGCTCCTTCTCCAGCCTGGTCGGCATCGTGATCACGCCGCTGCTCGCGGCGGTGCTGCTCGGCGGCGACGGCGGCGGCTTCTCCGCCGACTCGCTGCTCTCGATCGTCTTCCAGCTGCTGGTGCCGTTCCTCGCCGGACAGCTGCTCCGCCGCTGGATATCCGGCTTCCTGACCCGGTACAAGAAGGTGCTCGGCTACGTCGACCGCGGCTCGATCCTGCTGGTCGTCTACACCGCGTTCAGCACCGGCATGGTCCAGGGCATCTGGAGCAAGGTCTCCTTCTGGCGGCTGGTGGAGCTGGTGGCCGTGGAGGCCGTCCTGCTGGCCGTGATGCTGACGCTCACCACGTACGGCTCGCGGAAGCTCGGCTTCCCGCGCGCCGACCGCATCGCGATCACGTTCGCGGGCTCCAAGAAGAGCCTGGCGGCCGGGCTGCCGATGGCCAGCGTGCTGTTCGGCGCGCAGGCCAGCCTCGCCGTGCTGCCGCTGATGCTCTTCCATCAGATGCAGCTGATGGTGTGCGCGGTGATCTCCAAGCGGTACGCCCGCCAGGCGGCGGCGGCCGAAGCGGCGGAGCAGGCGGCGGACGGCGGGCCCGGCCAGGACGGCGGGCCCGGCGCCGTGTCGGCCGACGACGCGGTGGGAGCGCGCCGCTAGGGTGCCTGCATGACGGGCCATCACGTTCTCACCTGGGACGTCACCGCGAGCAAGGGCATCGAGACCGCGTGGGTCGACCTCGGCGAGCGGACGCTGTCCGCGCACGGCCGGGCGGTGGGCACCGTACCGGAGGCCTACTGGATCACGTACGAGCTGGAGACCGGCGAGGACTTCGTGACGCGGCGGCTGCGGGTACGTGCCGAGAGCGCGGCCGGCAGCCGCGAGCTGGACCTGCGGCGGGACGACGAGGGCCGGTGGACGGCGGGCGGTGAGCCGCTGGCGGGACTGGCCGCCGCGCTCGACTGCGACCTCGGACTGTGCCCCCTCACCAACACGATGCCGCTGCTGCGCCACGGGCTGCACCGCTCCCCGGGTGAACACGACTTCGTGATGGCGTGGGTGTCGGTGCCGGAGCTGGCGGTCCAGCCCTCCCCGCAGCGGTACGAGCACCTCGCCCGTACGGAGGAAGGCGCCCGGGTGCGGTACACCTCGGGCGCCTTCCAGCGTGACCTGGAGTGCGACGGGGACGGCCTGATCGTCGGCTATCCGGACCTGGCGCAGCGCACCCAGACCCGCTGACCGGCCGCCCCCTCCGCACCCCCTCAGTTCCCCCGCACCCGGTCCAGCGGCAGCCGGAGCACGGCCGGCGCCGCGGCCGGCAGGTTGCGCTCGCGGACATCGGCCAGCTCACGGTCGCTCAGGGCCCGCCGGTAGACGCGTACGTCGTCCAGCGCGCCGGTGAAGTGCGACCGGGAGTCCGGCTTCTGGCCGAGGTGCACCCCGAACGTGTCGTTCCGGCTGACCGACCCGGGAACGTCCGCCACCGACGTGGTCCTGGTCCCGTCCACCGTGAGCGTCAGCCGGCCGCCCGACCGGCGCAGCGCCAGGTGGTGCCAGCGTCCGTCGTTGGCCGCGCCGGCCGCGGTGACCTGCGCCGACTTCGCGGGCCCGGCGCCGGTCAGCGCCGTGAGGTCCGCCGTCAGCCGGTCCTTGGCGGGGTCGGCGCGCAGCGCCACCTGCGGCGCCCTGCTGCCCACGCCGCCCATCCACAGCAGCGGCTGCTCGCCGCTCTTCGCCTCGTACCGGAACCAGAGGCTGCACGTGAAGTCGCGGTCGCCCAGCGGCAGCGAGGAGCGGAACGGCAGCCGGACGGCATCGTCCTTGCCGTCGAACGCCAGCGCCTGCCCGAAACGGCCCTCGGTGGCGCGGGCGCCGCCCAGGACGGCGGCCGGCCGGGCGCCGAACCCGTGGTCCGGCGTGGTCGGGTCCGGACCGCGGCGCGGCCCGAGCCACTCCTCGGTGAACCGCGCGAAGCGGATCTCGTCCCGCGCGTCCACCGCGCCGCCCTCGTAGAGCAGCCCGACCTCGCCAGGCCTGATGTTCGCCAGGTCCGAGTAGCCCGACCAGTCGGTGGTGATCCGGGCGCCCCGGTCCACCCCCTCCCATGTACGGCCCTCGTCGTACGAGGAACGGATGGTCATGGTGCGCCGCCGGTCCGGGTCGGCCGGCGCGGCGAACAGCAGCCGGCCCGGGCTGCCGGGCGACCGCGGCTGCAGCCGCAGCATCGAGCCCTGGACCATGGGCGAGTACAGGTCGGGAATGGCCTCGAACGGCCGGGCGAAGGACTTGCCGCCGTCCCGGCTGACGGCCGCCGTACGGTGGCCCAGGTCGGTGCCGTCCTGCTCGCGCCCGTTGACGTAGATCGTCCCGTCCGAGCGCTCCACGAGCGTCATCTCAGACGGCTTCTGACGGAACGTTCCGTCAGAAGCGGTGCGCCAGGTGTCGAGCGCACCGGTGCGCCAGGTCCTGCCGCCGTCGTCGCTGTACATGAGGGCGGCGTGGTTGGCCGTTATACGGCCGCCTCCGTAGCTTTCGGCGTTGACGGTGTAGACCAGCCGCCCGGCGTGCCGCCCGCGGGTCAGCTGGATGCCGTGCACGGGGCCGGTCGCGTACCAGGAGTTCCACGACGGCGGCCGGAGCGCGGGGGTCATGTCCTTCGGCTTCGACCAGGTGCGCCCGTCGTCGTCGCTGATCTGCATGTGCGGTCTGCGGTCGCAGGGCACGTCGCAGTTGGCGGCGTCGTCCCGGCCCTTGTTGTAGGTCTCGGCGAGGACGACGCGCCCGGTGCGGCGGTCCACGACCGGTGCCGGGTTGCCGTGCGTGTCGCCGCCGCCCTCATTGACGACCTGGAGCGGACTCCAGGTGCGGCCGCCGTCGGTGGACCGTTTCATCACCAGGTCTATGTCGCCGGCGTCCCCACAGTTGTCCACCCGGCCCTCGGCGAAGGCCAGGAGCGTGCCGCGCGGGGTCGTCACGATCGCGGGGATACGGAAGCAGGAGTAGCCCTTCTCCTGGGAGGCCTTGAAGAGCACCTGCTGGTCGAGACCGACGGGGGCGGCCTCGGTGGGGGGTTGGGCGTTCGCGGGAATCGGGGGGAGGAAGGCGATCGCCGCTGTGGCCAGCGTGGCCCACCAGCGGCGTCGCCCGGGTCTCGGGCCGGGACTGTTGAGTGCGCTCGGATCTGACGTCATGGTCCGACCTGCCCTTCGAGGCATCGGCGAGGCATCGGCGTCGGCCGCGCGACGGGTCCGGGAGGCTCCCGGTGGCCCGCCGGACGGGTCATCTGGACATCCCACGTATGGACATCCCACGTCCCATGTTCGTGCGGAGGAAGGTACTTGTCCCGCAGGCGCCCCGGCAAGGAGTGTGCGTCACTCGGATTGGCCGGAAGCGGGCCTGCCCGCACGCCGCACGTGTACCTCTCGTACGCCGTGGGGAGGTGGCAGGCCCGCCGACGGCAGAAACGTTGGAGCCCCCAATGGCTTTGCGTCCGCTCGATACGCTGAAGGCATGGCCGAAACCCCCTACACACCCGCGCGCATTCGTGCTCTGCCCAGCTGGCTCCTCGGCCGCGCCGCCGCCCGCGGTCACCGGCTCGTCGCCGAGGCGCTCGCCCGCGAGGGCATGCGGATGATGCACCACGCCGTGCTGTCGGCCGTCGCCGAACTGGGCCCGGTCTCCCAGGCGGACCTGGGCCGCAGCCTGAGCATCGACCCCAAGGACATGGTCACGATCGTCAACGACCTGGTCGCGGAGGAACTGGTCGTCCGCGCGCCCGACCCACGCGACCGCCGCAAGAACGCCGTCACCATCTCCCCGGCCGGCACCCGCACGCTGCGCCGTACTCAAAAACTCGGCGACACGGCCAACGCGGAACTGACCGCGGCCCTCACCCCCGCCGAACGCGACCAGCTCGTCGACCTGCTCACCCGGATAGCCGCACCGGGCCTGGACGACCGCGGCACCTGAGAGCGGCGGCTGTCGGACCGTCAGACCCGGGGGCCCCCGCCGGGTCTGACAGGCCCTCAGCCCAGCGGGTCCAGGGCTATGCGGTGCTCGCCCGCGTAGATGTTCATCGAGCTGCCGCGCAGGAAGCCGACCAGGGTCAGGCCGGTCTCCGCCGCCAGATCGACCGCGAGTGAGGAGGGCGCGGAGACCGCGGCGAGTACGGGGATGCCCGCCATCACGGCCTTCTGGGCGAGTTCGAAGGAGGCACGCCCGGAGACCATCAGAACGGTGTCGGACAACGGCAGCCGGTCCTGTTGCAGTGCCCGCCCGACGACCTTGTCGACCGCGTTGTGCCGGCCCACGTCCTCCCGCAGGTCCAGCAGTTCCCCGTCGGCCGAGAACAGCCCCGCCGCATGCAGCCCGCCGGTGCGGTCGAACACCCGCTGGGCGGCGCGCAGCCGGTCGGGCAGTACGGAGAGCGTGGCCGGCTCGACGGTCATGCCGTCGTCGTCCTTCAGCGCGAAGCGCGCGGTGGTCCGCACGGCGTCCAGGCTGGCCTTGCCGCACAGCCCGCAGGAGGACGTCGTGTAGACGTTGCGTTCGAGGGAGATGTCCGGGACCGCGACGCCGGGCGCGAGCTGCACGTCGACCACGTTGTACGTGTTGCTGCCCTCCTCCGTGGCGCCCGCGCAGTACACGATGTTCGCCAGCTCCGCCGCGCTGCCGAGCACGCCCTCGCTGACCAGGAAGCCGGCCGCGAGCGCGAAGTCGTCGCCGGGGGTGCGCATCGTGATGGCCAGCGGCTTGCCGCCGAGCCGGATCTCCAGCGGCTCCTCGGCGACCAGGGTGTCCGGGCGGGTGCTCACGGCTCCGTCGCGGATGCGGATGACGCGCCGTCGCTCGGTGACCCTGCCCATACTGATCAGTCCCGGTTCTGTAGGTGGTGGCAGCCGCCGGAACGGCCCTCGCCCCTCATTGTCCTGTACGCGAGATCGGCGGCCACAGCCCCCACCGCCCAGCCGTCCGCCCGGCCCCGCCGCCCGGTCGGCCGTCCGCTCGGTCGGCCGTCCGCTCAGTCGGCCAGGAACTCCGCGATGCGGTCGCCCCAGGTGCGGATGTCGGCGGCGTCCTCCGAGACGTGCAACCGTGCCCCGGGCAGCAGCCCGGCGAGCTGCTCAGCGGTGGAGACGGGATGGCCCGGGTCGTCGGCCCATGCGAGCACCAGGGCCGGCCGGGTCAGCCGGGCGATCTCCGCACGGGCCGGCAGGTCGGACAGCGCGGCACCGCGCAGCAGGGAAGGCAGCGCCTCGCGGTGCACGCCGAGCGAGCGCGCCGGGTAGCCGGGGGCGCCGGCGAGGGAGGACGGCACGGGCGCCGCTGCCGTGACCTTGGCGAGCAGTTCCGGGCCGCCCTTCTCCGTGGCGTCGGCGAGCTTGCGGTAGAGGCCGGCCTGCGCGGCGCGGGTCTCCCAGGCGGTCGGCGGGATCAGCAGGACGAGCCGGTCGAAGCGTGCGGGTTCCCGTACCGCGGCGGTCAGTACGGTCGCACTGCCGAGCGAGGACCCCATGCCGGTGACGGGCCGGCCGGGGGAGAGGCGGTCGAGCAGTGCGAGCAGGTCGTCGGCGAAGTGCCGGTAGGTGTAGCCGGACGCGTCCGCGCCGCCCGTCGACGCACCGTGTCCCCGCGCGTCGTAGCGGACCAGCCGCCGGCCGGGCAGCCGGCGCACCGCGTCCCAGCCGAACAGGTCCATCCCGGCCTCGACGTCGCGGCTGAGCGACATGCCGTGGGCGTACACGGCGAGCGGTGCCTCAGTGCCGGTACCGGTACCCGCACCGGTGCCCGGTGTGTCCGTCGCGTCGTGGGCGATCCGGGTGCCGTCCGGGAGTGTGAGTCGCGGTTCCATGGTCGCCGCAACGCCCGTTCTCCAGGGGATGTTCCGGCGTACGCACGCGGAGACCCGACGGCGTCCGGGCACACGCCGGCGGCCCGGCCGGAGGTGAGTCCGGCCGGGCCGCCGTACCCAAGGTTCCGCGGCGGCGGTGTCCGGGTCAGACCTCGCCGCGCCAGGCGCCGGTCTCCGTGCCACGTGACTCGATGAACTTCTTGAAGTTCTTCAGGTCCGTGGTGGCCTTGCTGCGTATGAAGCCGAGCTTGTCGCCGACCGTGTCGGCGATGCCCTCGGGGTCGTGGTCGAGCTGGAGCATGACCTTGGTGTGCTGGTCGTCGAGGCGGTGGAAGGTCACCACACCGGCCTGGCGCGTCTCACCGGCCACCGTGGTCCAGGCGATCCGCTCGTCGGGAATCTGCTCGGTGATCTCCGCGTCGAACTCGCGGGTCACTCCGCCGATCTTGGTGACCCAGTGCGTGAGCTTCGGTGTGCGCTGCTCGATGCGCTCGACCCCGTCCATGAAGCGGGGGAATTCCTCGAACTGTGTCCACTGGTTGTAGGCCTTCGTCACCGGGACGGCAACCTCGACCGACTCTTCGATCTTCGACATGGTCCGGGCTCCTCCTCTCTGGGAACGTGCAGGGCTCCCCGCGTACCCGTGCAGTCGGGGTCGACACAGGGAAGTCGCGGCGACACGGGGAAAACGGAGCCGTGCCCGGAGTGTCCGGGTGACGCAGATCACCGGAGCGTGCGGTGGCGGGTCGGTGGCGCTCGGTAGACTGTAGACGATAACCAATCCGGTGAGTCCTGGATCATCCTGGATCACCTGGATCGTTTCGGATCCGAGTCGTAGAGGGGGACCGCGATGCTGTCCGCTGGACTGCCGCAGGGGACCGTGCCGAAGCTCGAACGCCCCGGCCCGCTGCGCGAACGGGTCTACGAAGCGCTGCTCGAACTGATCACGACCCGCGCGCTCCAGCCGGGTCAGCACCTCGTCGAGAGCGAGCTCGCCGGGCATCTGGGCGTCTCCCGCCAGCCGGTGCGCGAGGCGCTGCAGCGGCTGAACACCGACGGCTGGGTCGATCTGCGCCCTGCCCAGGGCGCATTCGTGCACGAGCCGACCGAGGAGGAGGCCGACCAGCTGCTCGGCGTGCGCACGCTGCTGGAGGCCGAGGCGGCCCGGCTGGCCGCCGCCAACGCCTCGGAGGCGGGCGTCGAGGAGCTGGCGGCGCTGTGCGACCGGGGTGAACAGGCGGTCCGTGACGACGACGTGGACCTCGCCGTCGCCACCAACGCGGCCTTCCACGCCAAGGTGATGGACCTGGCGGGCAACACCGTACTGGCCGGGCTGGCCGAGCAGGTCGGCCGGCGGGTGCGCTGGTACTACACCCCGGTCGCCCGGCAGCGCGGCAAGCGGTCCTGGGCCGAGCACCGCGAGCTGATCGACGCCATCGCCAAGGGCGACGGACAGCGCGCCACCGAGATTATGCGTGCCCACACCGAGCACACCCGCCGCACGTACCACGAGCGCGAGGGGGCGAAGTAGGGCCTGTCTCCAGCCGTGGCCATGTGGCGGGGCGGAGGGCGCCGTCGTCGTGATCGTTCCGTCGAGCGGTGCCTCGAGGGCGCCCGCGTCGCGACACGGGACGAAGCGGTCGTAGACGCTCTGCCAGGCGGTGAGCGCCCCGGGACCGGTGCCCACAGCATCTCGGCCACGGCTGGGGGCAGGTCAGCCGGGTACGCCCATGCGCTGCGTGCCGACGACGGACAGCAGCCGCAGTGCCTCTTCCGACGGTGAGCCGGGGGCAGCGGTGTAGAGGACGACTCGCTGGTCCCGGTCAGCGATGTCCAGGACGTCGCAGTTGACGGCGACGGGGCCGACGAGGGGGTGCGCGAAAGTCTTGCAGAGGGTGGGCCGAGCGGTCACGTCGTGGGTGGCCCAGAGCCCGGCGAACTCCTCACTGCCGGCGAGGAGCTCCTTGACCAGGCCGGTCACTTCAGGGTCGTTGGGATAGCGAGCTGCCGCGGCGCGCAGGTGCTGGACCGAGGTCCGGGTGAACTCGTCCGCGTCCGAGACGCCGTACAGCCGTCGGCCGTGCCGGTACGGACCGAGGAAGGCGCGTCGGATGAGGTTCCGGTCCCGGCGCGACAGGACGGAGAAGTCCTCCAGCAAGGCAGCGGCCAGCTCGTTCCAGGCGATGACCTCATACGTCGCCGACAACACGACGGCCGCGGCCTCCGGCAGCCGGTGCAGCAGGTCGACGATGCTCTGCCGCACTTCCCGCGAAGGCCCGGCCGGGGGTGCGGGAGGCGCACCGGCGAGGTGATGGAGATGGTCGCGCTCCGCGTCCGACAGGCGCAGCGCACGGGCGAGTTGGCCCAGCACCTCACGGGAGGGATGCGGGGCGCGGCCCTGCTCCAGGCGCGTGTAGTACTCGGTCGAGATGAACGCCAGCTGCGCCACCTCCTCGCGGCGCAGTCCCGGGGTGCGGCGGCGCGGCCCGGCAGGCAGCCCCACGTCGCCAGGGGTGATGCGCTCGCGCCTGCTGCGCAGGAAGGCAGCCAGTTCTCGTCGATCCATGCCCCCAGTGTGCGCGGGGTGACGGTGCCCAGCCAGGTACTGCCGGTGCCTGGATGATCGCGGTGGCCGGACACAGGCTCCTCAGCATGACCCACACACCGAACACCTCCACCACCTCCACCACGGCCTCGGGCCTGCTCGCCGGCAAGGTCGCCTTCCTCACCGGCGCCGGTCGCGGTATCGGCGCGGCAGCGGCACGGCTGTTCGCCCGGGAGGGGGCCCGAGTGCTGCTCGCGGCCCGCACGCAGACCCAGCTCGAAGCGGTGACCGAGGAGATCCGGACGGCCGGCGGCACCGCGGACCACGTGGTGTGCGACCTGGCCGATCCGGCAAGCGTCCGGGCCGCCGTCGACCGCTGCGTGGAGCTGTACGGCCGGCTCGACGTGGCCTTCAACAACGGCGCGACGGGCCAGCCGCCCGGCCCGATGGACCAGCTCTCGGAGGCCGAGTTCGACCACGTCTGCGCCGTCAACCTCAAGGGCCCGTGGCTGGCCATGACCGCCGAGATCGCCGCCATCCGCGCCACCGCGAAGCGCGGGGCCATCGTCAACACCTCCAGCGTCGGCAGCCTGATGGGCAACCCCGCATTGCCCGCCTACGGCGCAGCGAAGCGGGCGGTCAACAGCCTCACCGCGTCGGCAGCCGTCACCTACGGCCCGGAAAACATCCGCGTCAACGCCATCGCGCCCGGCACCACACTCACCGAGATGCTGTACGAGTGGGACGAGAAATCCCCCGGCACCATCGAGCAGCTCAACGCCCGGACCCCGCTGGGCCGCGCCGCCGATCCGGACGAGATCGCCCAGGCTGCCGCCTGGCTCCTCAGCGACCGCTCCTCCTACGTCACCGGCACGGTCCTCCGCGTCGACGGCGGCATGCGAGCCTGAGCCGTCACGGGCGTCCCGTCCAGGCGGGCAGGCGCCGGTCGTGGCGCGCCGGACCCTTCCTTGTCCTGAGTCGGGCCGGGTTCTGAGCCGGGCTTTGTCCTGAGTCAGGAGAAAGTCCGTACGGATTCGGTCCGTAGTACTTCCTCGTGCGGACAAGCGCTGCTACGTTCCCCTCGAAAGCCCGGCGAGACGGTGTGCGGTTTCCCGCCAACTCCCGCCGGTGGCTCTCGATGACGGTCTATGCCGAGGACGGCTGGAGGGGCGGCGTGAGGCGCATGACAGCCAGGCCCGCGAACGCGCACCAGGCGCGGCTCCTTCACCTGCTGCGCGACCAGGGGCCCAACTCCCGTGCTCAGCTGGGTGACCAGGTCGACCTGTCGCGTTCCAAGCTGGCGGTGGAGGTCGACCGGCTGCTGGAGACCGGCCTCGTCGTCGCCGACGGCCTGGCCGCCTCCCGCGGCGGCCGTCGCTCCCACAACATCCGGCTCGCGCCCTCGCTGCGCTTCCTCGGCGTGGACATCGGCGCGACCTCGGTCGACGTGGCGGTCACCAACGCCGAACTGGAGGTACTCGGTCACCTCACCCAGCCGATGGACGTCCGGGACGGGCCGGTCGCCGTCTTCGAGCAAGTCCTCGCGCTGGCGGACAAGTTGAAGGACAGCGGGCTCGCCGAGGGGTTCGACGGCGCGGGCATCGGCGTGCCGGGCCCGGTCCGCTTCCCCGAAGGCGTGCCCGTCGCACCGCCGATCATGCCGGGCTGGGACGGCTTCCCCGTACGGGAAGCGCTCAGCCAGGAGCTGGGCTGCCCGGTCATGGTCGACAACGACGTGAACCTGATGGCGCTGGGGGAGCAGCACGCGGGGGTGGCCCGCACCTCGCAGGATTTCCTCTGCGTCAAGATCGGTACGGGCATCGGCTGCGGCATCGTCGTCGGCGGCGCGGTCTACCGCGGCACCACCGGCAGCGCCGGCGACATCGGCCACATCCAGGTCGAGCCCGACGGCCGCCGCTGCGCCTGCGGCAATGCCGGCTGCCTGGAGGCCTACTTCGGCGGTGCCGCGCTCGCCCGGGACGCGGAGGACGCGGCGCGCGAGGGCCGGTCGGCCACGCTCGCGGCCCGGCTCGAGGCGGCGGGCGCGCTCGCCGCCTCGGACGTGTCCGTGGCCGCCTCCGCCGGCGACGCCACCGCGCTGGAACTGATCAAGGCCGGTGGCACCCGCACCGGGCAGGTCATCGCCGGGCTCGTCAGCTTCTTCAATCCGGGCCTCGTGGTGATCGGCGGCGGGGTGACCGGCCTCGGCCACACACTGCTGGCCGCGATCCGCACGCAGGTGTACCACCAGTCGCTGCCCCTGGCGACCGGCAACCTCCCTATCGTCCTGGGCGAGCTGGGCCCGCTGGCCGGTGTGACCGGCGCGGCCCGGCTGATCAGCGACCACTTGTTCTCACCGGCCTGAGTCATGTCCCCGGCACCGCAGGGACCGGGGAAGCACCGCCGCACCACCGCCGTACCGCCTCCGCTCCACCTGTGCACGTGCACCACCTCTGCGCCATCACTGCACTGTCTGAGTGACGCATCGTCAGTTCGCGATGCCGCACGCCCGTACGCGCTCCGCCCTGATCCGCCCTGCCCGCTCGCCGGCGTACCGCCGAGGAGGCCCGCCATGGCACCAGCGCACCGCCCCGCACCTCCGCCGTCCGCGGCGCACGAAGCCACCGGACCGCTGCTCACCATGACCGGCATCACCAAGTCCTTCCCCGGCGTCCGCGCGCTGGACGGCGTGGACCTGGACGTGGTGGCGGGGGAGGTGCACTGCCTGCTCGGCCAGAACGGTGCGGGCAAGTCCACCCTGATCAAGGTGCTGGCCGGAGCGCACCAGCCGGACGGCGGCGAGATCCGCTGGCGCGGCGAGACCGTCACCCTGAAGTCCCCGATCGCCGCGATGCGGCTCGGCATCGCCACCATCTACCAGGAACTGGACCTGGTCGAGCACATGTCCGTCGCCGAGAACGTCTTCCTCGGCCACGAACGCGCCACCGGCGGCTTCGTCCGCACCGGCGAGGCCCGCGACCGGACCGCCGAGCTGCTCGCCCGGCTGGGCCACCCCGAGATCGATCCCGCCACCCCCGTCGGCGAGCTCTCCGCCGCCGGCCAGCAGATCGCGTCGATGGCCCGCGCCCTCTCGCACGACGTACGGCTGATCGTCATGGACGAGCCGTCCGCCGCGCTCGACCCCGACGAGGTCGACAACCTCTTCCGTATCGTCACGGCCCTCACCTCCGCCGGCGTCGCCGTCGTCTACATCTCCCACCGCCTGGAGGAGATCCGCCGGATCGGCGACCGGGTGACCGTACTGAAGGACGGCCGTACGGCTGCCCGCGGCCTAGACGCGCACGCCACCCCCACCCGCGACATCGTCGCCCTGATGACCGGCCGCGACGTCGAGTACGTCTTCCCCGAACGGCGCGCGGCCACCGACCGCCCGGCCCCCGTCCTCAGCGTCGAAGGCCTCGCCCGCGAGGGCGAGTTCGCGCCGGTCGACTTCCAGCTGCACCCCGGCGAGATCCTCGGCCTCGCCGGGCTCGTCGGCTCCGGCCGCTCGGAGATCCTGGAGACCGTCTTCGGCGCCCGGCGGCCCACCGCGGGCCGGGTACTGGTCGACGGCCGGCCGCTGCGCCCCGGCAGCGTCACCGCCGCCGTACGCGCCGGAATCGGCCTCGCCCCCGAAGAACGCAAGTCCCAGGCGCTGCTGCTCCTGGAGTCCGTCAGCCGTAACGTCTCCCTCTCCTCGCTGCCCCGCTTCGCACGCGCCGGCTGGCTGGACCGGCACGCCGAACGGGCCGGTGCCCGCGCCGCCACCCGTGACCTGTCGCTGCGCCCCGACGACCCCGACCGCCCGGTCCGCACCCTCTCCGGCGGCAACCAGCAGAAGGCCGTACTGGCCCGCTGGCTGCTCCGTGGCTGCCGGGTCCTGCTGCTGGACGAGCCGACCCGCGGCGTGGACGTCGGCGCGCGTGCCGAGCTGTACGCGGTGATCCGGCGGCTGGCCGACGAGGGCATGGCCGTGCTGCTGGTCTCCAGCGAGGTGCCCGAAGTGCTCGGGCTCGCCGACCGGGTGCTCGTCCTGCGCGAGGGCCGGGTCGTGCACGAGGGGGACGCGGCGGCACTGGACGAGCACCGGGTGCTCGACCTGGTCATGAGCGAAGGACCGGGGCCCGTACCGGCCCCGGCAGGTAC includes these proteins:
- a CDS encoding bile acid:sodium symporter family protein, which encodes MRRPQLKIPSWLPVDGYILALIGTVVLAALLPARGPVATGAEGASTGAVALLFFLYGARLSTSEAMDGLRHWRLHLTVLAFTFAVFPLLGLAARGLVPYLLTPQLYTGLLFLCLVPSTIQSSIAFTSIARGNVAAAICAGSFSSLVGIVITPLLAAVLLGGDGGGFSADSLLSIVFQLLVPFLAGQLLRRWISGFLTRYKKVLGYVDRGSILLVVYTAFSTGMVQGIWSKVSFWRLVELVAVEAVLLAVMLTLTTYGSRKLGFPRADRIAITFAGSKKSLAAGLPMASVLFGAQASLAVLPLMLFHQMQLMVCAVISKRYARQAAAAEAAEQAADGGPGQDGGPGAVSADDAVGARR
- a CDS encoding putative glycolipid-binding domain-containing protein; the encoded protein is MTGHHVLTWDVTASKGIETAWVDLGERTLSAHGRAVGTVPEAYWITYELETGEDFVTRRLRVRAESAAGSRELDLRRDDEGRWTAGGEPLAGLAAALDCDLGLCPLTNTMPLLRHGLHRSPGEHDFVMAWVSVPELAVQPSPQRYEHLARTEEGARVRYTSGAFQRDLECDGDGLIVGYPDLAQRTQTR
- a CDS encoding exo-alpha-sialidase; this translates as MTSDPSALNSPGPRPGRRRWWATLATAAIAFLPPIPANAQPPTEAAPVGLDQQVLFKASQEKGYSCFRIPAIVTTPRGTLLAFAEGRVDNCGDAGDIDLVMKRSTDGGRTWSPLQVVNEGGGDTHGNPAPVVDRRTGRVVLAETYNKGRDDAANCDVPCDRRPHMQISDDDGRTWSKPKDMTPALRPPSWNSWYATGPVHGIQLTRGRHAGRLVYTVNAESYGGGRITANHAALMYSDDGGRTWRTGALDTWRTASDGTFRQKPSEMTLVERSDGTIYVNGREQDGTDLGHRTAAVSRDGGKSFARPFEAIPDLYSPMVQGSMLRLQPRSPGSPGRLLFAAPADPDRRRTMTIRSSYDEGRTWEGVDRGARITTDWSGYSDLANIRPGEVGLLYEGGAVDARDEIRFARFTEEWLGPRRGPDPTTPDHGFGARPAAVLGGARATEGRFGQALAFDGKDDAVRLPFRSSLPLGDRDFTCSLWFRYEAKSGEQPLLWMGGVGSRAPQVALRADPAKDRLTADLTALTGAGPAKSAQVTAAGAANDGRWHHLALRRSGGRLTLTVDGTRTTSVADVPGSVSRNDTFGVHLGQKPDSRSHFTGALDDVRVYRRALSDRELADVRERNLPAAAPAVLRLPLDRVRGN
- a CDS encoding MarR family winged helix-turn-helix transcriptional regulator, translated to MAETPYTPARIRALPSWLLGRAAARGHRLVAEALAREGMRMMHHAVLSAVAELGPVSQADLGRSLSIDPKDMVTIVNDLVAEELVVRAPDPRDRRKNAVTISPAGTRTLRRTQKLGDTANAELTAALTPAERDQLVDLLTRIAAPGLDDRGT
- the fdhD gene encoding formate dehydrogenase accessory sulfurtransferase FdhD encodes the protein MGRVTERRRVIRIRDGAVSTRPDTLVAEEPLEIRLGGKPLAITMRTPGDDFALAAGFLVSEGVLGSAAELANIVYCAGATEEGSNTYNVVDVQLAPGVAVPDISLERNVYTTSSCGLCGKASLDAVRTTARFALKDDDGMTVEPATLSVLPDRLRAAQRVFDRTGGLHAAGLFSADGELLDLREDVGRHNAVDKVVGRALQQDRLPLSDTVLMVSGRASFELAQKAVMAGIPVLAAVSAPSSLAVDLAAETGLTLVGFLRGSSMNIYAGEHRIALDPLG
- a CDS encoding alpha/beta fold hydrolase, coding for MEPRLTLPDGTRIAHDATDTPGTGAGTGTGTEAPLAVYAHGMSLSRDVEAGMDLFGWDAVRRLPGRRLVRYDARGHGASTGGADASGYTYRHFADDLLALLDRLSPGRPVTGMGSSLGSATVLTAAVREPARFDRLVLLIPPTAWETRAAQAGLYRKLADATEKGGPELLAKVTAAAPVPSSLAGAPGYPARSLGVHREALPSLLRGAALSDLPARAEIARLTRPALVLAWADDPGHPVSTAEQLAGLLPGARLHVSEDAADIRTWGDRIAEFLAD
- a CDS encoding SRPBCC family protein gives rise to the protein MSKIEESVEVAVPVTKAYNQWTQFEEFPRFMDGVERIEQRTPKLTHWVTKIGGVTREFDAEITEQIPDERIAWTTVAGETRQAGVVTFHRLDDQHTKVMLQLDHDPEGIADTVGDKLGFIRSKATTDLKNFKKFIESRGTETGAWRGEV
- a CDS encoding GntR family transcriptional regulator — encoded protein: MLSAGLPQGTVPKLERPGPLRERVYEALLELITTRALQPGQHLVESELAGHLGVSRQPVREALQRLNTDGWVDLRPAQGAFVHEPTEEEADQLLGVRTLLEAEAARLAAANASEAGVEELAALCDRGEQAVRDDDVDLAVATNAAFHAKVMDLAGNTVLAGLAEQVGRRVRWYYTPVARQRGKRSWAEHRELIDAIAKGDGQRATEIMRAHTEHTRRTYHEREGAK
- a CDS encoding helix-turn-helix transcriptional regulator, giving the protein MDRRELAAFLRSRRERITPGDVGLPAGPRRRTPGLRREEVAQLAFISTEYYTRLEQGRAPHPSREVLGQLARALRLSDAERDHLHHLAGAPPAPPAGPSREVRQSIVDLLHRLPEAAAVVLSATYEVIAWNELAAALLEDFSVLSRRDRNLIRRAFLGPYRHGRRLYGVSDADEFTRTSVQHLRAAAARYPNDPEVTGLVKELLAGSEEFAGLWATHDVTARPTLCKTFAHPLVGPVAVNCDVLDIADRDQRVVLYTAAPGSPSEEALRLLSVVGTQRMGVPG